A section of the Sedimentisphaera cyanobacteriorum genome encodes:
- a CDS encoding MazG nucleotide pyrophosphohydrolase domain-containing protein has protein sequence MEISEFQKFIEEKYGEVDRKRGTNATFLWFIEEVGELATALSGDDFENKQEEFADVFAWLCTLANINGVDLESVISKYLDNQVEGFK, from the coding sequence ATGGAAATATCAGAATTCCAAAAATTTATTGAAGAGAAGTATGGCGAAGTTGATCGGAAGCGCGGCACTAACGCCACCTTTCTCTGGTTTATTGAAGAGGTTGGAGAGCTTGCTACCGCGCTTTCCGGCGACGACTTTGAAAACAAGCAGGAGGAGTTCGCCGATGTGTTTGCTTGGCTTTGTACACTGGCAAACATCAACGGCGTTGACTTGGAGAGCGTTATATCTAAGTATCTGGACAACCAGGTTGAGGGATTCAAGTAG
- a CDS encoding VanZ family protein yields MKLSTLFISRLVFSLAVLATILLIYLTHAPMEQLKEDYGGFIHTLGDKALHLLAYGGVAFLYFLAARFAEFSRKALHRLLGALLVFSAVDEGTQALVGRNADWLDLLFNLAGIVIGLFLSKLFYIIAKKTVRRFFME; encoded by the coding sequence ATGAAGCTCAGCACCCTGTTTATCTCCAGATTAGTATTTTCGCTTGCGGTATTGGCAACGATACTGCTAATCTATCTTACGCATGCTCCGATGGAGCAGCTCAAAGAAGATTACGGCGGATTTATCCACACATTGGGAGATAAGGCTCTTCATTTGCTAGCATACGGCGGGGTTGCATTTCTGTACTTTTTAGCAGCAAGATTTGCGGAATTTTCCCGGAAGGCACTGCACCGCCTGCTTGGAGCACTGCTTGTATTTTCGGCAGTGGATGAAGGGACGCAGGCACTTGTAGGGAGGAATGCGGACTGGCTGGATTTGCTCTTTAATCTGGCGGGGATTGTTATCGGTTTGTTCTTGAGCAAACTTTTCTATATTATTGCAAAAAAGACTGTCCGGCGTTTTTTCATGGAATAA
- a CDS encoding DNA adenine methylase produces the protein MSKTKDSSEDLFGNQQRKSTSYYAGSRRAPFAWYGGKYYYSQWIIEYFPEHRIFIEPFGGAGNILINKIESEVEIFNDLDSRISNFYYVLREKELFEELERRLALTPYSREVFEKVIAEPEPEEPVHRAYNFFIKCRQSMGGTGMSRLRPASWVMSLRARRKMAEPVSKYLSSIEGLEPIAERFRSVVIENLDAVKLISKYDRKDSLTYCDPPYLPETRNSNTNTYGCEMSVEEHTTLLEKLRECRGKVILSGYESNLYSEKLKDWRREELETKSYMKNSGQTRTEVLWMNF, from the coding sequence ATGTCTAAAACAAAAGACAGCTCTGAGGATCTTTTTGGCAATCAGCAAAGAAAAAGCACGAGTTACTATGCGGGCAGCCGGCGGGCACCTTTTGCCTGGTACGGAGGAAAATACTATTATTCGCAGTGGATAATAGAATATTTTCCCGAGCACCGCATATTTATTGAGCCTTTCGGCGGCGCAGGAAACATACTGATCAACAAAATTGAAAGCGAGGTGGAAATCTTCAATGATTTGGACAGCCGAATCTCAAATTTCTACTACGTTCTCAGGGAAAAAGAGCTTTTCGAAGAGCTTGAGCGAAGGCTCGCTCTAACCCCGTATTCAAGGGAGGTTTTTGAGAAGGTTATCGCAGAACCCGAGCCGGAAGAGCCGGTGCACAGGGCATATAACTTCTTCATCAAATGCCGCCAAAGCATGGGAGGCACAGGTATGAGCAGGCTCAGGCCTGCAAGCTGGGTGATGAGCCTGAGAGCAAGACGCAAGATGGCCGAACCTGTATCGAAATATCTGTCATCCATCGAAGGGCTTGAGCCGATTGCGGAGAGATTCAGGAGCGTGGTGATTGAAAACCTTGATGCTGTAAAGCTGATCAGCAAGTACGACCGAAAAGACAGCCTGACATACTGCGACCCGCCCTACCTGCCTGAAACCAGAAACAGCAACACAAACACCTACGGATGCGAAATGAGCGTAGAGGAGCATACAACACTGCTCGAAAAACTCAGAGAATGCAGAGGGAAAGTGATTCTCAGCGGGTACGAATCAAATCTCTACTCAGAAAAGCTCAAAGACTGGCGCAGAGAAGAGCTTGAAACGAAATCTTATATGAAAAATTCAGGGCAAACCAGAACGGAAGTGCTTTGGATGAATTTTTAA